Proteins found in one Camelus bactrianus isolate YW-2024 breed Bactrian camel chromosome 5, ASM4877302v1, whole genome shotgun sequence genomic segment:
- the CMKLR2 gene encoding chemerin-like receptor 2 — protein MEDLEETLFEELENYSYVLEYYSPETDFEENAHLGVIHWVSLVLYCLAFVLGIPGNAIVIWFTGFKWKKTVTTLWFLNLAIADFIFLLFLPLYISYVAMNFHWPFGIWLCKANSFIAQLNMFASVFFLTVISLDRYIYLIHPVLSHRHRTLRNSLIVIIFIWLLASLIGGPALFFRDTLEFNNHTLCYNNFHEHDPDLTLMRHHLLTWLKFIIGYLFPLLTMSICYLCLIFKVKKRSILISSKHFWTILAVVVAFLICWTPYHLFSIWELTIHHNSYFHQVLQAGIPLSTGLAFLNSCLNPILYVLISKKFQARFRTSVAEILKYTLWEVSCSGTVSEQLKNSEAKNPCLLETAQ, from the coding sequence ATGGAAGATCTAGAGGAAACATTATTTGAAGAACTTGAGAACTACTCCTATGTCCTGGAATATTACTCCCCAGAGACTGATTTTGAGGAGAATGCACACCTGGGAgtcattcactgggtctccctGGTGTTATACTGTTTGGCATTTGTTCTGGGCATTCCAGGAAATGCCATAGTCATTTGGTTCACGGGATTCAAGTGGAAGAAGACAGTCACCACTCTCTGGTTCCTCAATCTGGCCATTgcagatttcatttttcttctcttcctgcccctgtACATCTCTTACGTGGCCATGAATTTCCACTGGCCCTTTGGCATCTGGTTGTGCAAGGCCAATTCCTTCATTGCCCAGTTGAACATGTTTGCCAGTGTTTTTTTCCTGACAGTGATCAGCCTGGACCGCTATATCTACTTGATCCATCCTGTCTTATCACATCGGCACCGGACCCTAAGGAATTCTCTGATTGTTATTATATTCATTTGGCTTTTGGCTTCACTCATAGGTGGTCCAGCCCTATTCTTCCGGGACACTCTGGAGTTCAATAACCACACTCTTTGCTATAACAATTTCCACGAGCATGATCCTGACCTCACGTTGATGAGACACCACCTTCTGACCTGGCTGAAATTTATTATTGGGTACCTCTTCCCTTTGCTAACAATGAGCATTTGCTACTTGTGTCTCATCTTCAAGGTGAAGAAGCGAAGCATCCTGATCTCCAGTAAGCATTTCTGGACCATCCTGGCAGTGGTCGTGGCCTTTTTGATTTGCTGGACCCCTTATCATCTGTTTAGCATTTGGGAACTCACAATTCACCACAATAGCTATTTCCACCAAGTGCTGCAGGCCGGAATCCCCCTCTCCACTGGCTTGGCATTCCTCAATAGTTGCTTGAACCCCATCCTTTATGTCTTAATTAGTAAGAAGTTCCAAGCACGCTTTCGCACCTCCGTTGCTGAGATACTGAAATATACGCTGTGGGAGGTCAGCTGTTCTGGCACAGTGAGTGAACAGCTCAAGAACTCTGAAGCCAAGAATCCGTGTCTCCTGGAAACAGCCCAGTGA